ATCTGGATTGGAAATCAATTTAGGTGTTGGCCACCAACCCCTAGTCGAAAATagaatcaaatgttgaaggttGGATCTTGAACAAGAATGGAAAGGCTGAGTTTATGGTATCAAAAAGAGACTAATTAGAAGAGTATGTTTGGCTCAAAATTTGGATTGGATTTAAGGAGTTAAATCATGATTCTTTGTACCAAGATTGTAGCCGACATGTTGGAGAACACTTTCCTTTTATTATTGCAATGCCAAAAGAATCAATTAGGATGAAAATTAAGCTCTAAGATTGCCTAAGAGTAAATTGTCTCTACTATTTTCCTTTAATACCTAGAAATCTACAAAATTAGAAACCAAAATGATGTGAATCTTTACAACTTGTTCTTCACTAACTTAAGCCAAACACATTGTTTCACTTAATTtgaaacatctttttttatttaatcaacataAGGTTTTTGGCTAATTAAAATCATGCTAAATTTCATATTTGTCCTCCCATTTTAGTTCCATTTGTGCTTCAGTTCTTGgtctttaaatttttctaatttgggttaatttaacctatttttccttaatttctttcaataataACCCTGAGCAAATTAACATATATCCTCTAATTTTCCCATTGCTTTCATTTTAGTACTTGGTtattcaatttttcatttttaagccAAATTAAGTCCcaatttaacttttctttcttaattgagCCCTCATCATTGAACTTTTTGGctatttaattataacttatcattgaacttctaatttatttcacttttaattaaatcaaattaagctcctttctcaatttcttctttaattcaaGCTTCAATTATGACATAGAATTtcttaaaactcaattttaccTATGATTCTCAATTATTGGTccaattttttgcatttttgtatttttcttgtattttcatgattatttctaaccaagtaaaaattatcaaaacaaaaaaaattgattaaaatcgATTAAATTTACCAAAAAGACAATGTTTTTggcttttatgtttttatttgaaatacataaaaaaaaagtcaaaatttgGTTCTAACACATATAACACATGATGCATTTTAAAGGTGGTCTTCCACTTATCATTcgacttgattttgatattgattttgatattatagtagCTACTTTTAAggttaatcttgaaaaatatccTAAAACTTGCTAATTAATCCAGCATGTCATCTAGTCGTGGCATCATATACGTGTACATCATTGTAATTTGGTTAATAACTCGGTTTTCAACGCATATCCATCATGAACCATTATTTTTAAAGACCAAAAAGGGAAAGAGAGCACATACTCATGTTATTTTGAATATACTTTTCCAACAACTCGACCACCTTTCTTTGCATCTCTTTAGCTTTCATAGAGCTAGGCCTACATGTTAACTTGTTTGGTAGACTAAGCACTAAAACCAAATCAATCGTATATCTCTTATGGAAGGCAAGCTTTGGGGCAACTTTTTCGACATTAAATTTGCAAATTCTATCAACACACCTTTACTTCCTTAAAAGTGTCATCAACATCATCTTCTTTTCCAACTGCACTACTACACGGCATTAGAGCATGCACTACTCATTATTCACCTTGTATTTCTTCTATATACTACGATAAAGACAATAaactattttcctttttaaattttggcccAACCTTCTACAAATACTTATAGATAAATCCCCAATCTCAatctcaatctcaatttcagaaattttgattttgatttttttcaaaaatcctgctcaacattttataataaattttgatatagAATTTGATAAAACATGTGGATATGATATGTTAGTGAGAGAGGGCAGGAGAGGCAATGACAATAATTGACGTAgttgatgttatatttttagCTTAGTGGTTtttcatcatatttattttatcgagaaaatatctttctttaatgatttttttttaattttaaatgttcaTTCTCAGCTTTTGATTATATTAAGATATTCTATTAacttcaaggatgaaattgaaattgacatGAACTAAAATGTAACGTAgaacaaatatgaaaaatacgggtttcattaaaataaatcatagattttaagtgaaattaaaagaacacatttttcttattctttttaagatttttttccaataaaaaattaaaaatcatgttcatttcttgaaaacaaaaataaatctttttcaCCGAAAGAATAAGAAATACATCACAATTGTAATTAgtgttcataaaaaaacataacaataattttgtatttgtaataatataattataaaatatttattttattttattcaaattaataattatcatgAAAAAGTTATACTTATCAACTAAAAAGGGGAaactttatataatatttataattaaaaataaatctatgacactaactaaatttgaaaattgttagaaaaaataattttaatattttacattgaTAAATAGTTTCTgcatacaaattaaaaatattatattatttgtgttttttattttattttagaaaacaataaaaaaaattataaagaaactcaggtgaaaaacttttaaactgagtctttcaaattattatatatatatatttgaaaaataaaaaaatagtttggagAATTTTGAcgaggattttttatttttctttctgtaGCTTCAATTTTACAGAATAAATGAAGTATTAAACGAgccatttccttttttcttcgtGCAAAGATGTATATTTAGCAACTAGCTGTAGAAAGTAAGATAGAAAGTAGTTAATTAGAAATGGAGCACAAGTGGCGGGATGAAAAGCGGAAAACAGATCCTTGGCTTCCCGTAAAAGCAAAAATATGCTACAGCGGTAGCTTGCATGCAAAGCATAGTTCATATATCTTGCTTGCACCAATCTTCTGTTCATGATCTAAAAGTTGAATCTTTACAAATCTTGCAAGACTTCCTTTCCAGGCTGTTTCTTATCACATAATCATATCATTAAACACCACTACCTCCTAGAAAAGGCAAACAATGCAAGTATTTTGGCGTGGTGGATGAAGATTTTAACAAGGCAAAGGAGGTACCTTCAAACTTTCTCATACGAGTATGAGAAATAAAGTTAATTTGTATGATGGTTTctgtttatcatttttcttgatgACATTTTCCGGTCCAGAGCAGCAAGAATCTAGCAGTGTCACGGAGAGAGCAATACCGCCTCGGCGAACAGAATCCTTCAGAACAGGTACTCGTGGTGTTCCTACAACTGTATGTTTACAAAAGTTCTAGTTCTACTACATATGCTGGAGTCCTGTTTTCCTGTGCTATATTAACATTCTATGCTCTTCTACATGGATTATTTATATGATTCCGGATTTAAAAGACTGAATTTGATGTTAAGAATTCATTCATGAGAGAAAGGTAAATTTAAATGACTCATATTCTAACAAACAAGTGTAATTACTAGCTATTTTGTAGTAGATAACAAGGGGCAGAACTGGTTCCTTCCGGAGGCACTTCTCTAGCTAGGCTAATGAGTCAGGATTACGATTTCCAAGATGGTGAGTTTGCGactgctgttgctgctgctgcattTGTCATTCACTCACTTGAAGAAGCTGAAGCAGACCACAGAAGAAAGCTGAGAGGGGATTTTGGTAAGTCAAAGGAAAAAATCAAGACTACGAAACAAGATTCTTCAGCTGGTTCTGTAGTAACAAGACATTTCTCTAGCAGGGAAGTGACAGTTGCAGGTAATTGTCAACGGTCAAAAGAAAATTCCAAACAAGAGTTTACTGCTAGACTGTAACAAAGGAATAATTTGCAGGTGAAACTTCAGCTAGAAAACCAGCAGAAGAGGACAGAAGGCGACAAGAAAATGCTTTCCCTACCAGAAAACCAAGTCGTTCCTCCTCTGTGAGACCAATGAACCGACAACCTTTCAGCCAAGTTGTGGAAACCAAAGCAGATTCTTGGGAGAAAGATCAGCTAAGAAAGATTAATAGAAGGTGACCCTTAGTTCATTTGAACAGTTCCAAATCTACTTGAAAAAGTAGTTCAAACTCAACCATGTACTACTATTACTTCCTAGTCTGGGTTATAATAAGTCGAAACTAAATTTCAGGTATGAGAAAATGAAATCCAAGATTCTAGATTGGGAGAAGGCAAAAAAGATGCGAGCCAAACTCCATGGGGAAAAGAAGAAGGTTTCActttgatatttgatatttatCTAATCAGCTTTGTGAATGCTAATGATTAAGCTAGCCATTATCCTGACATCTGGACCTGTAGAGCGAACTGGAGCTAAGAAGGGCAAGAAACATGCAACATTACCAGAACAAGATAGCGagaattgatttgatttctGGAGGAGCAAGAGGAAAGTTggaggagaaaagaagaaatgaagagCTTGAGGTTAAAGAGAAGGCAAAGCACATGCGTTCCAAGGGAAGGAGTCCTTCGAGGTGTTTCTGCTGCTGAATGTTGCAAAGAACTTCAAAGTTATTCTATGCATGTACAGTATTTTATAAACTTGACACGTGTGTAACCATTTATTACAGCTACCAATGAATTACTTGTGTAAATGACTCTAATAACTGGTCTGAGCGCTGTTGGGTTTCGCACAGGCAAGTCTTTCTGGCCTCCCAAGCACAAAAACGTATACGATTgattcatataatatataagcACCTCACTTTTCTTATTTCTATGGATGCGAGATTCATCACACCTCAGCGATCATCAAACACGTAATTTAATCAGCTTTAGCCAGCGGGATTTGGAATTTCCTTCACACCCACATATCCGGATGTCAGACTCTTAATGGTGTGAGAGATATTGAATAAAACTGTTCATGGTATAAATTTTCCTCTTTTATGTATTATAGCTGCAGAGGATTCAGATTAACGAAAGAGATTGCAGGAAAGTATATTAAGAAGACAAGTTTTGGTGTGGGTTATGAAGAACATTTTCGTTAAGCTCAAGAGATcggaagaaaaaacaagactTCTACTCGTCCGTTGCGGAGGGGAACTTAGCTTCTCAGAGGCTTACAAAAACAAACTGTAGTCGGGGTATCAAAAGCCCGGTTGTAGAGAGGATGGTGCTCCAGGGAGGGCCCTTGGCCCCCTTGGAAGCTCCAGGAAATCTAAATCCTTGATCACTCCAAGCTGCAAATAGACCAGTTTATCTTTGTTTGGTCTAAAATTATATTCCATTTATTTTCCACTGTGTGTTTGTAATgaacatttaaaattttctgtTACAAGAGGAATTGAGAAAACAAGGAAAAGCTGCTGCATAACAGAATAGGAATAAGAACAAATCTTTGTTTATGTAACTTGTATGGATTTAtcttaaaggtaaaaaaacaaatttgttgcAATGGTGAAGTTTTTGGcaagagaaaataagaaaaaattttcATTACCAAAAAGGGCtaggtattttaaaaaatgacttgaCCGTTTCTAGAAATGGTTAGACCTTTTAGCTATTGTTTTGTTGTAGTTCTATTtgtgttttagtttttcttagtttattaaagaaaatggatgattattatatgaaaaagaaaaatataatgtgTATAAGCATGAAATAAACTTACATGATAATATTACTTATATTAAAGTGTTAAGAGTTGGAAATCTTAAGTTTaatgtttgataataaaaaagtgtATTCatgagtaaaatatatttaaattgttaaaagaataTTGAGAAGTATATTCTTGATATCTAAAAAAGTGAATTTGATGTAAAATTTTGAGTGATGCAGCAAAGGCATTTGGTTGCGTGTgtaatatccatttttttttttttttttatcacatgttATGTCCGAATAATAAGCTTATGTGCAATATtaaagtcatatatatatatatatatatatatatatatatatatatatatattccaccaAAAGTTTaacataatttcttttatatttgaacTATATTAAGTTATCGACATTTTCAAACCTAtcataaatatcattataacACATGGTCTAACCATTTTAGACCTTAATTCACATCAACACCATCGAAGGATTCAAACATCCAATTAATTTCCACAAAGTCACAAACAATAAAGTAAAACTCCCAAACATTCAAGTAatatataaaggaaagaaatatataacatataatagAAAAAGATACATATATGTTTCTAACAATTATATGTTTACAAAAGATTAATTACAAACTAGTTATTTACATAATTAAGGTAAAGAAATTCTACTAATAAATTTCACTCTCTCAGCTATTTCACCTTATTGGTTCTATTATAATAGAAGAACAAATCATTGACTTTCATTTCACAAATAAGCAACATTCTCATTTGCTACCTTATAATTTTAATGACAGCAtacaatgctttttttttccccctagAAAGCAACAAACATCAGCTTTCtcttaccaaaaacaaaaaaaacattagtttttttcttacctaaaaaacaataagcattagctttttttttttttcccaagaaAACAACACATGTTAGCTtacattcaataataaaaacaacataatcaTTGGCTTTCTTTCATTAATGGAAGCAACAAACATtgacttttatttaataatgaaaGCAACAAAATCATTGACTTTCCATAAATCCTTTTTCAATATACTTTTACACCTTTACTTAGGTTTATCAAGTATAAATAAATTGCAAGACTAagatacaaaatagaa
The sequence above is drawn from the Populus alba chromosome 15, ASM523922v2, whole genome shotgun sequence genome and encodes:
- the LOC118050476 gene encoding uncharacterized protein isoform X1 encodes the protein MSQDYDFQDGEFATAVAAAAFVIHSLEEAEADHRRKLRGDFGKSKEKIKTTKQDSSAGSVVTRHFSSREVTVAGETSARKPAEEDRRRQENAFPTRKPSRSSSVRPMNRQPFSQVVETKADSWEKDQLRKINRRYEKMKSKILDWEKAKKMRAKLHGEKKKSELELRRARNMQHYQNKIARIDLISGGARGKLEEKRRNEELEVKEKAKHMRSKGRSPSRCFCC
- the LOC118050476 gene encoding uncharacterized protein isoform X2 is translated as MSQDYDFQDGEFATAVAAAAFVIHSLEEAEADHRRKLRGDFGKSKEKIKTTKQDSSAGSVVTRHFSSREVTVAGETSARKPAEEDRRRQENAFPTRKPSRSSSVRPMNRQPFSQVVETKADSWEKDQLRKINRRYEKMKSKILDWEKAKKMRAKLHGEKKKSELELRRARNMQHYQNKIARIDLISGGARGKLEEKRRNEELEVKEKAKHMRSKGRSPSSYQ